A stretch of the Macaca mulatta isolate MMU2019108-1 chromosome 14, T2T-MMU8v2.0, whole genome shotgun sequence genome encodes the following:
- the TRPT1 gene encoding tRNA 2'-phosphotransferase 1 isoform X3, producing MEVLAMNSSGGGRQEAAGSRGRRAPRPREQDRDVQLSKALSYALRHGALKLGLPMGADGFVPLGALLQLPQFHGFSAEDVQRVVDTNRKQRFALQQGDPSTGLLIRANQGHSLQVPELELMPLETPQALPPMLVHGTFWKHWPSILLKGLSCGGRTHIHLAPGLPGDPSVISGAQSPASAVSAGMRPHCEIAVFIDGPLALAADGISFFRSANGVILTPGNTDGFLLPKYFKEALQLRPTRKPLSLAGDEETECRSGPKHCSRERRRIQQ from the exons ATGGAG GTCTTGGCCATGAACTCCTctggaggaggaaggcaggaagcagCAGGGTCCAGGGGTAGAAGGGCCCCCAGACCCCGGGAACAG GACCGAGACGTGCAGCTGTCCAAGGCTCTGTCCTATGCCCTGCGCCATGGGGCCTTGAAGCTGGGGCTTCCCATGGGAGCTG ATGGCTTCGTGCCCCTGGGCGCCCTCCTGCAGTTGCCCCAGTTCCACGGCTTCTCTGCTGAAGATGTGCAGCGTGTGGTGGACACCAATAGGAAGCAGCGGTTCGCCCTGCAGCAGGGGGATCCCAGCACTGGCCTTCTCATCCGAGCCAACCAGGGCCATTCCCTGCAG GTACCTGAGTTGGAGTTGATGCCCCTGGAGACGCCACAGGCCCTGCCCCCGATGCTAGTCCATGGTACATTCTGGAAGCACTGGCCATCCATCCTACTCAAGGGCCTGTCCTGCGGGGGAAGGACACACATCCACCTGGCCCCAGGACTGCCTGGAGACCCCAGTGTCATCAGTG GTGCCCAGTCCCCAGCTTCAGCTGTCTCTGCAGGCATGCGGCCCCATTGTGAAATAGCTGTGTTCATTGATGGACCCCTGGCTCTGGCAG CAGATGGAATATCCTTCTTCCGCTCTGCCAATGGGGTGATTCTGACTCCAGGGAATACTGATGGCTTCCTGCTTCCCAAGTACTTCAAGGAGGCCCTGCAGCTACGCCCTACCC GAAAGCCCCTTTCCTTGGCTGGTGATGAAGAGACAGAGTGTCGGAGTGGCCCCAAGCACTGCtccagagaaaggagaaggatccaacaataa
- the TRPT1 gene encoding tRNA 2'-phosphotransferase 1 isoform X14 yields the protein MEDRDVQLSKALSYALRHGALKLGLPMGADGFVPLGALLQLPQFHGFSAEDVQRVVDTNRKQRFALQQGDPSTGLLIRANQGHSLQVGVPELELMPLETPQALPPMLVHGTFWKHWPSILLKGLSCGGRTHIHLAPGLPGDPSVISGAQSPASAVSAGMRPHCEIAVFIDGPLALAADGISFFRSANGVILTPGNTDGFLLPKYFKEALQLRPTRKPLSLAGDEETECRSGPKHCSRERRRIQQ from the exons ATGGAG GACCGAGACGTGCAGCTGTCCAAGGCTCTGTCCTATGCCCTGCGCCATGGGGCCTTGAAGCTGGGGCTTCCCATGGGAGCTG ATGGCTTCGTGCCCCTGGGCGCCCTCCTGCAGTTGCCCCAGTTCCACGGCTTCTCTGCTGAAGATGTGCAGCGTGTGGTGGACACCAATAGGAAGCAGCGGTTCGCCCTGCAGCAGGGGGATCCCAGCACTGGCCTTCTCATCCGAGCCAACCAGGGCCATTCCCTGCAGGTCGGG GTACCTGAGTTGGAGTTGATGCCCCTGGAGACGCCACAGGCCCTGCCCCCGATGCTAGTCCATGGTACATTCTGGAAGCACTGGCCATCCATCCTACTCAAGGGCCTGTCCTGCGGGGGAAGGACACACATCCACCTGGCCCCAGGACTGCCTGGAGACCCCAGTGTCATCAGTG GTGCCCAGTCCCCAGCTTCAGCTGTCTCTGCAGGCATGCGGCCCCATTGTGAAATAGCTGTGTTCATTGATGGACCCCTGGCTCTGGCAG CAGATGGAATATCCTTCTTCCGCTCTGCCAATGGGGTGATTCTGACTCCAGGGAATACTGATGGCTTCCTGCTTCCCAAGTACTTCAAGGAGGCCCTGCAGCTACGCCCTACCC GAAAGCCCCTTTCCTTGGCTGGTGATGAAGAGACAGAGTGTCGGAGTGGCCCCAAGCACTGCtccagagaaaggagaaggatccaacaataa
- the TRPT1 gene encoding tRNA 2'-phosphotransferase 1 isoform X9, whose amino-acid sequence MEVLAMNSSGGGRQEAAGSRGRRAPRPREQDRDVQLSKALSYALRHGALKLGLPMGADGFVPLGALLQLPQFHGFSAEDVQRVVDTNRKQRFALQQGDPSTGLLIRANQGHSLQVPELELMPLETPQALPPMLVHGTFWKHWPSILLKGLSCGGRTHIHLAPGLPGDPSVISGMRPHCEIAVFIDGPLALAADGISFFRSANGVILTPGNTDGFLLPKYFKEALQLRPTRKPLSLAGDEETECRSGPKHCSRERRRIQQ is encoded by the exons ATGGAG GTCTTGGCCATGAACTCCTctggaggaggaaggcaggaagcagCAGGGTCCAGGGGTAGAAGGGCCCCCAGACCCCGGGAACAG GACCGAGACGTGCAGCTGTCCAAGGCTCTGTCCTATGCCCTGCGCCATGGGGCCTTGAAGCTGGGGCTTCCCATGGGAGCTG ATGGCTTCGTGCCCCTGGGCGCCCTCCTGCAGTTGCCCCAGTTCCACGGCTTCTCTGCTGAAGATGTGCAGCGTGTGGTGGACACCAATAGGAAGCAGCGGTTCGCCCTGCAGCAGGGGGATCCCAGCACTGGCCTTCTCATCCGAGCCAACCAGGGCCATTCCCTGCAG GTACCTGAGTTGGAGTTGATGCCCCTGGAGACGCCACAGGCCCTGCCCCCGATGCTAGTCCATGGTACATTCTGGAAGCACTGGCCATCCATCCTACTCAAGGGCCTGTCCTGCGGGGGAAGGACACACATCCACCTGGCCCCAGGACTGCCTGGAGACCCCAGTGTCATCAGTG GCATGCGGCCCCATTGTGAAATAGCTGTGTTCATTGATGGACCCCTGGCTCTGGCAG CAGATGGAATATCCTTCTTCCGCTCTGCCAATGGGGTGATTCTGACTCCAGGGAATACTGATGGCTTCCTGCTTCCCAAGTACTTCAAGGAGGCCCTGCAGCTACGCCCTACCC GAAAGCCCCTTTCCTTGGCTGGTGATGAAGAGACAGAGTGTCGGAGTGGCCCCAAGCACTGCtccagagaaaggagaaggatccaacaataa
- the TRPT1 gene encoding tRNA 2'-phosphotransferase 1 isoform X6 — MNSSGGGRQEAAGSRGRRAPRPREQDRDVQLSKALSYALRHGALKLGLPMGADGFVPLGALLQLPQFHGFSAEDVQRVVDTNRKQRFALQQGDPSTGLLIRANQGHSLQVPELELMPLETPQALPPMLVHGTFWKHWPSILLKGLSCGGRTHIHLAPGLPGDPSVISGAQSPASAVSAGMRPHCEIAVFIDGPLALAADGISFFRSANGVILTPGNTDGFLLPKYFKEALQLRPTRKPLSLAGDEETECRSGPKHCSRERRRIQQ; from the exons ATGAACTCCTctggaggaggaaggcaggaagcagCAGGGTCCAGGGGTAGAAGGGCCCCCAGACCCCGGGAACAG GACCGAGACGTGCAGCTGTCCAAGGCTCTGTCCTATGCCCTGCGCCATGGGGCCTTGAAGCTGGGGCTTCCCATGGGAGCTG ATGGCTTCGTGCCCCTGGGCGCCCTCCTGCAGTTGCCCCAGTTCCACGGCTTCTCTGCTGAAGATGTGCAGCGTGTGGTGGACACCAATAGGAAGCAGCGGTTCGCCCTGCAGCAGGGGGATCCCAGCACTGGCCTTCTCATCCGAGCCAACCAGGGCCATTCCCTGCAG GTACCTGAGTTGGAGTTGATGCCCCTGGAGACGCCACAGGCCCTGCCCCCGATGCTAGTCCATGGTACATTCTGGAAGCACTGGCCATCCATCCTACTCAAGGGCCTGTCCTGCGGGGGAAGGACACACATCCACCTGGCCCCAGGACTGCCTGGAGACCCCAGTGTCATCAGTG GTGCCCAGTCCCCAGCTTCAGCTGTCTCTGCAGGCATGCGGCCCCATTGTGAAATAGCTGTGTTCATTGATGGACCCCTGGCTCTGGCAG CAGATGGAATATCCTTCTTCCGCTCTGCCAATGGGGTGATTCTGACTCCAGGGAATACTGATGGCTTCCTGCTTCCCAAGTACTTCAAGGAGGCCCTGCAGCTACGCCCTACCC GAAAGCCCCTTTCCTTGGCTGGTGATGAAGAGACAGAGTGTCGGAGTGGCCCCAAGCACTGCtccagagaaaggagaaggatccaacaataa
- the TRPT1 gene encoding tRNA 2'-phosphotransferase 1 isoform X1 encodes MEVLAMNSSGGGRQEAAGSRGRRAPRPREQDRDVQLSKALSYALRHGALKLGLPMGADGFVPLGALLQLPQFHGFSAEDVQRVVDTNRKQRFALQQGDPSTGLLIRANQGHSLQVGVPELELMPLETPQALPPMLVHGTFWKHWPSILLKGLSCGGRTHIHLAPGLPGDPSVISGAQSPASAVSAGMRPHCEIAVFIDGPLALAADGISFFRSANGVILTPGNTDGFLLPKYFKEALQLRPTRKPLSLAGDEETECRSGPKHCSRERRRIQQ; translated from the exons ATGGAG GTCTTGGCCATGAACTCCTctggaggaggaaggcaggaagcagCAGGGTCCAGGGGTAGAAGGGCCCCCAGACCCCGGGAACAG GACCGAGACGTGCAGCTGTCCAAGGCTCTGTCCTATGCCCTGCGCCATGGGGCCTTGAAGCTGGGGCTTCCCATGGGAGCTG ATGGCTTCGTGCCCCTGGGCGCCCTCCTGCAGTTGCCCCAGTTCCACGGCTTCTCTGCTGAAGATGTGCAGCGTGTGGTGGACACCAATAGGAAGCAGCGGTTCGCCCTGCAGCAGGGGGATCCCAGCACTGGCCTTCTCATCCGAGCCAACCAGGGCCATTCCCTGCAGGTCGGG GTACCTGAGTTGGAGTTGATGCCCCTGGAGACGCCACAGGCCCTGCCCCCGATGCTAGTCCATGGTACATTCTGGAAGCACTGGCCATCCATCCTACTCAAGGGCCTGTCCTGCGGGGGAAGGACACACATCCACCTGGCCCCAGGACTGCCTGGAGACCCCAGTGTCATCAGTG GTGCCCAGTCCCCAGCTTCAGCTGTCTCTGCAGGCATGCGGCCCCATTGTGAAATAGCTGTGTTCATTGATGGACCCCTGGCTCTGGCAG CAGATGGAATATCCTTCTTCCGCTCTGCCAATGGGGTGATTCTGACTCCAGGGAATACTGATGGCTTCCTGCTTCCCAAGTACTTCAAGGAGGCCCTGCAGCTACGCCCTACCC GAAAGCCCCTTTCCTTGGCTGGTGATGAAGAGACAGAGTGTCGGAGTGGCCCCAAGCACTGCtccagagaaaggagaaggatccaacaataa
- the TRPT1 gene encoding tRNA 2'-phosphotransferase 1 isoform X7, whose translation MEVLAMNSSGGGRQEAAGSRGRRAPRPREQDRDVQLSKALSYALRHGALKLGLPMGADGFVPLGALLQLPQFHGFSAEDVQRVVDTNRKQRFALQQGDPSTGLLIRANQGHSLQVGVPELELMPLETPQALPPMLVHGTFWKHWPSILLKGLSCGGRTHIHLAPGLPGDPSVISGMRPHCEIAVFIDGPLALAADGISFFRSANGVILTPGNTDGFLLPKYFKEALQLRPTRKPLSLAGDEETECRSGPKHCSRERRRIQQ comes from the exons ATGGAG GTCTTGGCCATGAACTCCTctggaggaggaaggcaggaagcagCAGGGTCCAGGGGTAGAAGGGCCCCCAGACCCCGGGAACAG GACCGAGACGTGCAGCTGTCCAAGGCTCTGTCCTATGCCCTGCGCCATGGGGCCTTGAAGCTGGGGCTTCCCATGGGAGCTG ATGGCTTCGTGCCCCTGGGCGCCCTCCTGCAGTTGCCCCAGTTCCACGGCTTCTCTGCTGAAGATGTGCAGCGTGTGGTGGACACCAATAGGAAGCAGCGGTTCGCCCTGCAGCAGGGGGATCCCAGCACTGGCCTTCTCATCCGAGCCAACCAGGGCCATTCCCTGCAGGTCGGG GTACCTGAGTTGGAGTTGATGCCCCTGGAGACGCCACAGGCCCTGCCCCCGATGCTAGTCCATGGTACATTCTGGAAGCACTGGCCATCCATCCTACTCAAGGGCCTGTCCTGCGGGGGAAGGACACACATCCACCTGGCCCCAGGACTGCCTGGAGACCCCAGTGTCATCAGTG GCATGCGGCCCCATTGTGAAATAGCTGTGTTCATTGATGGACCCCTGGCTCTGGCAG CAGATGGAATATCCTTCTTCCGCTCTGCCAATGGGGTGATTCTGACTCCAGGGAATACTGATGGCTTCCTGCTTCCCAAGTACTTCAAGGAGGCCCTGCAGCTACGCCCTACCC GAAAGCCCCTTTCCTTGGCTGGTGATGAAGAGACAGAGTGTCGGAGTGGCCCCAAGCACTGCtccagagaaaggagaaggatccaacaataa
- the TRPT1 gene encoding tRNA 2'-phosphotransferase 1 isoform X13, producing MNSSGGGRQEAAGSRGRRAPRPREQDRDVQLSKALSYALRHGALKLGLPMGADGFVPLGALLQLPQFHGFSAEDVQRVVDTNRKQRFALQQGDPSTGLLIRANQGHSLQVPELELMPLETPQALPPMLVHGTFWKHWPSILLKGLSCGGRTHIHLAPGLPGDPSVISGMRPHCEIAVFIDGPLALADGISFFRSANGVILTPGNTDGFLLPKYFKEALQLRPTRKPLSLAGDEETECRSGPKHCSRERRRIQQ from the exons ATGAACTCCTctggaggaggaaggcaggaagcagCAGGGTCCAGGGGTAGAAGGGCCCCCAGACCCCGGGAACAG GACCGAGACGTGCAGCTGTCCAAGGCTCTGTCCTATGCCCTGCGCCATGGGGCCTTGAAGCTGGGGCTTCCCATGGGAGCTG ATGGCTTCGTGCCCCTGGGCGCCCTCCTGCAGTTGCCCCAGTTCCACGGCTTCTCTGCTGAAGATGTGCAGCGTGTGGTGGACACCAATAGGAAGCAGCGGTTCGCCCTGCAGCAGGGGGATCCCAGCACTGGCCTTCTCATCCGAGCCAACCAGGGCCATTCCCTGCAG GTACCTGAGTTGGAGTTGATGCCCCTGGAGACGCCACAGGCCCTGCCCCCGATGCTAGTCCATGGTACATTCTGGAAGCACTGGCCATCCATCCTACTCAAGGGCCTGTCCTGCGGGGGAAGGACACACATCCACCTGGCCCCAGGACTGCCTGGAGACCCCAGTGTCATCAGTG GCATGCGGCCCCATTGTGAAATAGCTGTGTTCATTGATGGACCCCTGGCTCTGGCAG ATGGAATATCCTTCTTCCGCTCTGCCAATGGGGTGATTCTGACTCCAGGGAATACTGATGGCTTCCTGCTTCCCAAGTACTTCAAGGAGGCCCTGCAGCTACGCCCTACCC GAAAGCCCCTTTCCTTGGCTGGTGATGAAGAGACAGAGTGTCGGAGTGGCCCCAAGCACTGCtccagagaaaggagaaggatccaacaataa
- the TRPT1 gene encoding tRNA 2'-phosphotransferase 1 isoform X10: protein MEVLAMNSSGGGRQEAAGSRGRRAPRPREQDRDVQLSKALSYALRHGALKLGLPMGADGFVPLGALLQLPQFHGFSAEDVQRVVDTNRKQRFALQQGDPSTGLLIRANQGHSLQVPELELMPLETPQALPPMLVHGTFWKHWPSILLKGLSCGGRTHIHLAPGLPGDPSVISGMRPHCEIAVFIDGPLALADGISFFRSANGVILTPGNTDGFLLPKYFKEALQLRPTRKPLSLAGDEETECRSGPKHCSRERRRIQQ from the exons ATGGAG GTCTTGGCCATGAACTCCTctggaggaggaaggcaggaagcagCAGGGTCCAGGGGTAGAAGGGCCCCCAGACCCCGGGAACAG GACCGAGACGTGCAGCTGTCCAAGGCTCTGTCCTATGCCCTGCGCCATGGGGCCTTGAAGCTGGGGCTTCCCATGGGAGCTG ATGGCTTCGTGCCCCTGGGCGCCCTCCTGCAGTTGCCCCAGTTCCACGGCTTCTCTGCTGAAGATGTGCAGCGTGTGGTGGACACCAATAGGAAGCAGCGGTTCGCCCTGCAGCAGGGGGATCCCAGCACTGGCCTTCTCATCCGAGCCAACCAGGGCCATTCCCTGCAG GTACCTGAGTTGGAGTTGATGCCCCTGGAGACGCCACAGGCCCTGCCCCCGATGCTAGTCCATGGTACATTCTGGAAGCACTGGCCATCCATCCTACTCAAGGGCCTGTCCTGCGGGGGAAGGACACACATCCACCTGGCCCCAGGACTGCCTGGAGACCCCAGTGTCATCAGTG GCATGCGGCCCCATTGTGAAATAGCTGTGTTCATTGATGGACCCCTGGCTCTGGCAG ATGGAATATCCTTCTTCCGCTCTGCCAATGGGGTGATTCTGACTCCAGGGAATACTGATGGCTTCCTGCTTCCCAAGTACTTCAAGGAGGCCCTGCAGCTACGCCCTACCC GAAAGCCCCTTTCCTTGGCTGGTGATGAAGAGACAGAGTGTCGGAGTGGCCCCAAGCACTGCtccagagaaaggagaaggatccaacaataa
- the TRPT1 gene encoding tRNA 2'-phosphotransferase 1 isoform X11: protein MNSSGGGRQEAAGSRGRRAPRPREQDRDVQLSKALSYALRHGALKLGLPMGADGFVPLGALLQLPQFHGFSAEDVQRVVDTNRKQRFALQQGDPSTGLLIRANQGHSLQVGVPELELMPLETPQALPPMLVHGTFWKHWPSILLKGLSCGGRTHIHLAPGLPGDPSVISGMRPHCEIAVFIDGPLALADGISFFRSANGVILTPGNTDGFLLPKYFKEALQLRPTRKPLSLAGDEETECRSGPKHCSRERRRIQQ, encoded by the exons ATGAACTCCTctggaggaggaaggcaggaagcagCAGGGTCCAGGGGTAGAAGGGCCCCCAGACCCCGGGAACAG GACCGAGACGTGCAGCTGTCCAAGGCTCTGTCCTATGCCCTGCGCCATGGGGCCTTGAAGCTGGGGCTTCCCATGGGAGCTG ATGGCTTCGTGCCCCTGGGCGCCCTCCTGCAGTTGCCCCAGTTCCACGGCTTCTCTGCTGAAGATGTGCAGCGTGTGGTGGACACCAATAGGAAGCAGCGGTTCGCCCTGCAGCAGGGGGATCCCAGCACTGGCCTTCTCATCCGAGCCAACCAGGGCCATTCCCTGCAGGTCGGG GTACCTGAGTTGGAGTTGATGCCCCTGGAGACGCCACAGGCCCTGCCCCCGATGCTAGTCCATGGTACATTCTGGAAGCACTGGCCATCCATCCTACTCAAGGGCCTGTCCTGCGGGGGAAGGACACACATCCACCTGGCCCCAGGACTGCCTGGAGACCCCAGTGTCATCAGTG GCATGCGGCCCCATTGTGAAATAGCTGTGTTCATTGATGGACCCCTGGCTCTGGCAG ATGGAATATCCTTCTTCCGCTCTGCCAATGGGGTGATTCTGACTCCAGGGAATACTGATGGCTTCCTGCTTCCCAAGTACTTCAAGGAGGCCCTGCAGCTACGCCCTACCC GAAAGCCCCTTTCCTTGGCTGGTGATGAAGAGACAGAGTGTCGGAGTGGCCCCAAGCACTGCtccagagaaaggagaaggatccaacaataa
- the TRPT1 gene encoding tRNA 2'-phosphotransferase 1 isoform X2, protein MEVLAMNSSGGGRQEAAGSRGRRAPRPREQDRDVQLSKALSYALRHGALKLGLPMGADGFVPLGALLQLPQFHGFSAEDVQRVVDTNRKQRFALQQGDPSTGLLIRANQGHSLQVGVPELELMPLETPQALPPMLVHGTFWKHWPSILLKGLSCGGRTHIHLAPGLPGDPSVISGAQSPASAVSAGMRPHCEIAVFIDGPLALADGISFFRSANGVILTPGNTDGFLLPKYFKEALQLRPTRKPLSLAGDEETECRSGPKHCSRERRRIQQ, encoded by the exons ATGGAG GTCTTGGCCATGAACTCCTctggaggaggaaggcaggaagcagCAGGGTCCAGGGGTAGAAGGGCCCCCAGACCCCGGGAACAG GACCGAGACGTGCAGCTGTCCAAGGCTCTGTCCTATGCCCTGCGCCATGGGGCCTTGAAGCTGGGGCTTCCCATGGGAGCTG ATGGCTTCGTGCCCCTGGGCGCCCTCCTGCAGTTGCCCCAGTTCCACGGCTTCTCTGCTGAAGATGTGCAGCGTGTGGTGGACACCAATAGGAAGCAGCGGTTCGCCCTGCAGCAGGGGGATCCCAGCACTGGCCTTCTCATCCGAGCCAACCAGGGCCATTCCCTGCAGGTCGGG GTACCTGAGTTGGAGTTGATGCCCCTGGAGACGCCACAGGCCCTGCCCCCGATGCTAGTCCATGGTACATTCTGGAAGCACTGGCCATCCATCCTACTCAAGGGCCTGTCCTGCGGGGGAAGGACACACATCCACCTGGCCCCAGGACTGCCTGGAGACCCCAGTGTCATCAGTG GTGCCCAGTCCCCAGCTTCAGCTGTCTCTGCAGGCATGCGGCCCCATTGTGAAATAGCTGTGTTCATTGATGGACCCCTGGCTCTGGCAG ATGGAATATCCTTCTTCCGCTCTGCCAATGGGGTGATTCTGACTCCAGGGAATACTGATGGCTTCCTGCTTCCCAAGTACTTCAAGGAGGCCCTGCAGCTACGCCCTACCC GAAAGCCCCTTTCCTTGGCTGGTGATGAAGAGACAGAGTGTCGGAGTGGCCCCAAGCACTGCtccagagaaaggagaaggatccaacaataa
- the TRPT1 gene encoding tRNA 2'-phosphotransferase 1 isoform X8, giving the protein MEVLAMNSSGGGRQEAAGSRGRRAPRPREQDRDVQLSKALSYALRHGALKLGLPMGADGFVPLGALLQLPQFHGFSAEDVQRVVDTNRKQRFALQQGDPSTGLLIRANQGHSLQVGVPELELMPLETPQALPPMLVHGTFWKHWPSILLKGLSCGGRTHIHLAPGLPGDPSVISGMRPHCEIAVFIDGPLALADGISFFRSANGVILTPGNTDGFLLPKYFKEALQLRPTRKPLSLAGDEETECRSGPKHCSRERRRIQQ; this is encoded by the exons ATGGAG GTCTTGGCCATGAACTCCTctggaggaggaaggcaggaagcagCAGGGTCCAGGGGTAGAAGGGCCCCCAGACCCCGGGAACAG GACCGAGACGTGCAGCTGTCCAAGGCTCTGTCCTATGCCCTGCGCCATGGGGCCTTGAAGCTGGGGCTTCCCATGGGAGCTG ATGGCTTCGTGCCCCTGGGCGCCCTCCTGCAGTTGCCCCAGTTCCACGGCTTCTCTGCTGAAGATGTGCAGCGTGTGGTGGACACCAATAGGAAGCAGCGGTTCGCCCTGCAGCAGGGGGATCCCAGCACTGGCCTTCTCATCCGAGCCAACCAGGGCCATTCCCTGCAGGTCGGG GTACCTGAGTTGGAGTTGATGCCCCTGGAGACGCCACAGGCCCTGCCCCCGATGCTAGTCCATGGTACATTCTGGAAGCACTGGCCATCCATCCTACTCAAGGGCCTGTCCTGCGGGGGAAGGACACACATCCACCTGGCCCCAGGACTGCCTGGAGACCCCAGTGTCATCAGTG GCATGCGGCCCCATTGTGAAATAGCTGTGTTCATTGATGGACCCCTGGCTCTGGCAG ATGGAATATCCTTCTTCCGCTCTGCCAATGGGGTGATTCTGACTCCAGGGAATACTGATGGCTTCCTGCTTCCCAAGTACTTCAAGGAGGCCCTGCAGCTACGCCCTACCC GAAAGCCCCTTTCCTTGGCTGGTGATGAAGAGACAGAGTGTCGGAGTGGCCCCAAGCACTGCtccagagaaaggagaaggatccaacaataa
- the TRPT1 gene encoding tRNA 2'-phosphotransferase 1 isoform X4: MEVLAMNSSGGGRQEAAGSRGRRAPRPREQDRDVQLSKALSYALRHGALKLGLPMGADGFVPLGALLQLPQFHGFSAEDVQRVVDTNRKQRFALQQGDPSTGLLIRANQGHSLQVPELELMPLETPQALPPMLVHGTFWKHWPSILLKGLSCGGRTHIHLAPGLPGDPSVISGAQSPASAVSAGMRPHCEIAVFIDGPLALADGISFFRSANGVILTPGNTDGFLLPKYFKEALQLRPTRKPLSLAGDEETECRSGPKHCSRERRRIQQ, encoded by the exons ATGGAG GTCTTGGCCATGAACTCCTctggaggaggaaggcaggaagcagCAGGGTCCAGGGGTAGAAGGGCCCCCAGACCCCGGGAACAG GACCGAGACGTGCAGCTGTCCAAGGCTCTGTCCTATGCCCTGCGCCATGGGGCCTTGAAGCTGGGGCTTCCCATGGGAGCTG ATGGCTTCGTGCCCCTGGGCGCCCTCCTGCAGTTGCCCCAGTTCCACGGCTTCTCTGCTGAAGATGTGCAGCGTGTGGTGGACACCAATAGGAAGCAGCGGTTCGCCCTGCAGCAGGGGGATCCCAGCACTGGCCTTCTCATCCGAGCCAACCAGGGCCATTCCCTGCAG GTACCTGAGTTGGAGTTGATGCCCCTGGAGACGCCACAGGCCCTGCCCCCGATGCTAGTCCATGGTACATTCTGGAAGCACTGGCCATCCATCCTACTCAAGGGCCTGTCCTGCGGGGGAAGGACACACATCCACCTGGCCCCAGGACTGCCTGGAGACCCCAGTGTCATCAGTG GTGCCCAGTCCCCAGCTTCAGCTGTCTCTGCAGGCATGCGGCCCCATTGTGAAATAGCTGTGTTCATTGATGGACCCCTGGCTCTGGCAG ATGGAATATCCTTCTTCCGCTCTGCCAATGGGGTGATTCTGACTCCAGGGAATACTGATGGCTTCCTGCTTCCCAAGTACTTCAAGGAGGCCCTGCAGCTACGCCCTACCC GAAAGCCCCTTTCCTTGGCTGGTGATGAAGAGACAGAGTGTCGGAGTGGCCCCAAGCACTGCtccagagaaaggagaaggatccaacaataa
- the TRPT1 gene encoding tRNA 2'-phosphotransferase 1 isoform X12: MNSSGGGRQEAAGSRGRRAPRPREQDRDVQLSKALSYALRHGALKLGLPMGADGFVPLGALLQLPQFHGFSAEDVQRVVDTNRKQRFALQQGDPSTGLLIRANQGHSLQVPELELMPLETPQALPPMLVHGTFWKHWPSILLKGLSCGGRTHIHLAPGLPGDPSVISGMRPHCEIAVFIDGPLALAADGISFFRSANGVILTPGNTDGFLLPKYFKEALQLRPTRKPLSLAGDEETECRSGPKHCSRERRRIQQ; encoded by the exons ATGAACTCCTctggaggaggaaggcaggaagcagCAGGGTCCAGGGGTAGAAGGGCCCCCAGACCCCGGGAACAG GACCGAGACGTGCAGCTGTCCAAGGCTCTGTCCTATGCCCTGCGCCATGGGGCCTTGAAGCTGGGGCTTCCCATGGGAGCTG ATGGCTTCGTGCCCCTGGGCGCCCTCCTGCAGTTGCCCCAGTTCCACGGCTTCTCTGCTGAAGATGTGCAGCGTGTGGTGGACACCAATAGGAAGCAGCGGTTCGCCCTGCAGCAGGGGGATCCCAGCACTGGCCTTCTCATCCGAGCCAACCAGGGCCATTCCCTGCAG GTACCTGAGTTGGAGTTGATGCCCCTGGAGACGCCACAGGCCCTGCCCCCGATGCTAGTCCATGGTACATTCTGGAAGCACTGGCCATCCATCCTACTCAAGGGCCTGTCCTGCGGGGGAAGGACACACATCCACCTGGCCCCAGGACTGCCTGGAGACCCCAGTGTCATCAGTG GCATGCGGCCCCATTGTGAAATAGCTGTGTTCATTGATGGACCCCTGGCTCTGGCAG CAGATGGAATATCCTTCTTCCGCTCTGCCAATGGGGTGATTCTGACTCCAGGGAATACTGATGGCTTCCTGCTTCCCAAGTACTTCAAGGAGGCCCTGCAGCTACGCCCTACCC GAAAGCCCCTTTCCTTGGCTGGTGATGAAGAGACAGAGTGTCGGAGTGGCCCCAAGCACTGCtccagagaaaggagaaggatccaacaataa